A single genomic interval of Koleobacter methoxysyntrophicus harbors:
- a CDS encoding ornithine cyclodeaminase family protein gives MKEWQILMLNQQDVINTGLLEDMTGVLEKVETVFRLHGMEQVENPPKTMITLNDPETGDWMSKFIAMPVYIGGKINRPGIKWAAESMTNARTRELPMGIDMVILSDPVTVEPKAIIEGTLITAMRTAAATGIAAKYLARKNSEIVGCIGAGVIGRTVIQALVEVFPGIRKVKLFDIYKEKAEKIAEEFQGRVNVEVANSLQETVSESDIMATMSTSTRPLVKKEWLKEGYLITQLGANEVEARIVTDSDMIVVDDWEPIKHNHLSVFYPLIKEGKIRDDHIKLLRHIVCGKIPARISEGQNILYSSRGMGCLDIIVADHIYKTAIEKGLGYNFKMWDKPYWI, from the coding sequence TTGAAAGAATGGCAGATCCTTATGCTGAATCAGCAAGATGTCATCAATACAGGGCTTCTCGAGGATATGACAGGGGTTCTGGAAAAGGTTGAAACCGTTTTCCGCCTCCATGGAATGGAACAGGTCGAAAATCCCCCAAAGACAATGATAACCCTGAACGACCCCGAAACGGGGGATTGGATGTCTAAATTTATTGCAATGCCCGTTTATATCGGTGGTAAGATTAACAGGCCGGGTATCAAGTGGGCTGCAGAATCAATGACAAACGCCAGAACCAGGGAATTACCGATGGGTATAGACATGGTAATTTTAAGTGACCCGGTTACCGTTGAACCAAAAGCCATTATTGAAGGAACCCTTATTACCGCCATGAGGACAGCAGCTGCCACCGGTATTGCTGCAAAATACCTGGCAAGAAAGAATTCTGAAATAGTAGGGTGTATAGGTGCCGGTGTAATAGGTAGAACGGTTATTCAGGCCCTTGTCGAGGTCTTTCCCGGTATAAGAAAGGTAAAGTTGTTTGACATTTATAAGGAAAAAGCGGAAAAGATCGCAGAGGAATTCCAGGGAAGGGTTAATGTTGAAGTTGCTAATTCCCTGCAGGAAACGGTGTCTGAATCCGATATAATGGCTACCATGAGTACCAGCACTAGACCCCTTGTAAAAAAGGAATGGCTAAAAGAGGGATATCTCATTACCCAGTTAGGAGCCAATGAAGTTGAAGCCCGAATAGTCACAGATAGTGATATGATAGTTGTTGATGACTGGGAACCTATTAAACACAATCACCTGTCGGTCTTTTATCCATTAATTAAAGAAGGGAAGATCAGAGATGACCATATAAAACTCCTTCGCCACATTGTCTGCGGCAAAATTCCCGCCAGGATATCTGAAGGCCAGAATATACTGTACTCCTCAAGGGGGATGGGGTGCCTTGATATTATAGTTGCAGACCATATCTACAAAACGGCTATAGAGAAGGGCCTGGGTTACAATTTTAAAATGTGGGATAAACCCTATTGGATATAA